The sequence below is a genomic window from Methylophilus sp. DW102.
TTTATTTTTTTGTGGCTACCCAGGCTTACTTTTTAACCGTCTCGCTAGGGTTGTGATATCTCGCCAGCCAATGGGCATACGGGGCTGGCAACACCCAGGCGGCCTGATCTTGACCCAGCGCCTTGGCCGCAAAATAAGGCCAATGCGGATTTTCAAGGTGCGCGCGGCCGATCATGGCCAGATCCAGTTGCTCGTTGCGGATGGCGCCATCCGCCAGGGTGGGGGCACCAAAGCCCCAGGCGGAAGACACCGGAATCCCGGCTTCTTGACGCACGCGCTGTGCAATCGGCGCCAGAAAAGCGGGTCCCCAGGGAATATTGGTTTCAGGGATGGTAAAGCCGACACTCACACTGAGCATATCCAGGCCACGATCACGCCAGGCTTTCACCAGCTGGATAGACTCATTCAAGGTTTCTTCATCTTTGCCATCATACTCAATCACGCCAAAGCGGGCTGTCAGTGGCAGATGCTCCGGCCAGACGGCGCGAATGGCTTCCAGGGTCTCAATGGTAAACCGTGAGCGGTTTTCAAAACTACCGCCATATTGGTCGGTCCGCTGGTTAGAGTGCGCCGAGGTAAAGCTTTGCCCCAGATAACCATGTGCAAAGTGGATTTCCAGCCATTCAAAACCAGCGGCCAATGCACGTTTGGCCGCAGCCACAAAGTCATTTTGTACGCGGGCAATATCTGCTAGCGTCATGGCTTGGGGGACACGCGGCAAGCCACCACCAAAGGCCAGGGCAGAAGGTGCAATCGGTTGCCAGGCACGCGGATCACTTTCGGCCATATGGTCATCGCC
It includes:
- a CDS encoding NADH:flavin oxidoreductase/NADH oxidase, translating into MADLFSRFQLKAVTLRNRIAVPPMCQYMAEDGVANDWHQSHYATLARGGSGLVIVEATGVAPEGRITPGCLGIWNDAQAEQLRKIAAAIKAAGAVPGIQIAHAGRKASANKPWEGDDHMAESDPRAWQPIAPSALAFGGGLPRVPQAMTLADIARVQNDFVAAAKRALAAGFEWLEIHFAHGYLGQSFTSAHSNQRTDQYGGSFENRSRFTIETLEAIRAVWPEHLPLTARFGVIEYDGKDEETLNESIQLVKAWRDRGLDMLSVSVGFTIPETNIPWGPAFLAPIAQRVRQEAGIPVSSAWGFGAPTLADGAIRNEQLDLAMIGRAHLENPHWPYFAAKALGQDQAAWVLPAPYAHWLARYHNPSETVKK